The Oryzias latipes chromosome 16, ASM223467v1 genome includes a region encoding these proteins:
- the LOC105354152 gene encoding low affinity immunoglobulin epsilon Fc receptor-like, translating to METKKLKLNLSDLKAKNEQLTLEKRDLQNQTEDLRTNMTKLTAEKMFFENQTKEMTVNMTILQNQTEDLRMNMTKLENQTQQLTAEKIFLKNQTMEMTDNMTILQNQNEQQRNNRDKLSKIQAAIIRYSNFSADLFCPDGVCQTCPKDWIQFQESCYFFYNLNSPWKTWDQSRQFCQSNKSDLVVISSLEEQTFIKSKIKYYYDTLHGYWIGLQKVNNIWIWVDGSPDTLGYLNNPGSSDNFTCIIQNATLTQSWIQNRNGFLNRFICEIKALIF from the exons atggaaacaaagaaactgaagCTAAATCTCAGTGACCTGAAAGCAAAAAATGAGCAACTGACTTTGGAGAAGAGAGATTTACAAAACCAGACTGAAGATCTGAGGACGAATATGACAAAACTGACTGCGGAGAAGATGTTCTTTGAGAACCAAACCAAGGAGATGACGGTTAACATGACAATCCTACAAAACCAGACTGAAGATCTGAGaatgaacatgacaaaactagaGAATCAGACACAGCAGCTGACTGCAGAGAAGATCTTCTTGAAGAACCAAACCATGGAGATGACGGATAACATGACAATCCTACAAAACCAGAACGAGCAGCAGAGAAACAACAGAGACAAACTCAGCAAGATCCAGGCAGCAATCATCAGATACTCCAACTTTTCAGCTGATCTCTTCTGCCCTGATGGAG TTTGTCAGACGTGTCCCAAAGACTGGATTCAGTTTCAGGaaagctgctattttttttataacttaaacTCTCCGTGGAAAACATGGGACCAAAGCCGACAGTTTTGTCAAAGCAACAAATCAGACCTGGTGGTTATCAGCAGTCTTGAGGAACAG ACATTcatcaaaagcaaaataaaatactacTATGACACCTTGCACGGATACTGGATTGGTTtacaaaaagtgaacaacatCTGGATCTGGGTGGATGGCAGTCCAGACACACTTGG gtACTTGAATAACCCAGGGAGCTCAGACAATTTTACATGTATAATCCAAAATGCAACTTTGACCCAGAGCTGGATCCAAAACAGAAATGGCTTTTTGAACAGATTCATCTGTGAGATTAAAGCTTTAATTTTCTGA